In Desulfoferula mesophila, the genomic window TCGGCCGCCGCGTCGATGTCGGCCTTGATCTCTTCCAGAGAGCGGCGGCTGAAGGTGCGGCGCTTGTACACCGGGCAGAACTTGCACTTGTTCCAGGGGCAGTTGCGGGTGAAGCGCAAGAGCAGGCTCCGGGCCTCGCTGGGCGGGCGGATGGGGCCTTGCTCAAAGGTCAGGGTGGGGTCCAGGGCGGGAAGCGCGGTCACGTTCTCTCCTTGGCTGGGGTCGGCTCGTCGGGTGGTGCGTAACTAGTTAAGTAATTTGTAGGGCCAGACGCCGGCGGTGTCAAGGATGGTGGACGGGTGCGGGGATGGATAACCCCTATTCGTGATAGCGCCGCCTGCTTCGCCCCGAGATTGCTTTGTCGCTGCGCTCCTCGCAACGACAAGGCTTGTATCAAAAACCAACCCCCGAGCCCTTGCAGGTCCGGGGGCGAAAACCGGCTCTCCCCTCCCCTATGGCACGGGCACGCTGGCGTGGGCCAGCCACTGCCAGCCCTGGTCGGTCTTGATGAACACGCTCATGCGCGGGGCGGTCTTGCTCCCCACCCGCCGGCCGTCCTTCATGGTCTCCACCCTGGCCAGGTAGGTGACCACCAACACCGGCCCTTGCCGGGTGGTGCGAAACCCGCTGAGCACGTAGTTGCTGATCACGGCCCGGTCCAGCGCGGCCAGCTCCGTGGCCTTGTCGTGCACCCCGGCGGATTGCACGGACATGAAGGCGGGCGAAACCTCGCCGACCTTTTGTTGCCACTGCCGGCCTGCCGTCGTCGTCCAAAGATCGCGCACCAACTGCTCGCCGCTCACCGGGGGTTCGGCCCAGGCGACCGGGGCCAGCAGCAGGAGCGCGGCGACACACAGGCAGGCAACGCGCGGCATGAGCGGCCTCACTGCACCGGCTCCAGGTTGGCGTGGGCCAGCCACTGCCAGCCCTGCTCGGTGTTGATGAAAACCTCCAGGCGCAGGGCGGGCTTGTCGCCCCGGGCCTGGGCCGCGCCGAAGTGATATGAGACCACTATCACCGGGCCCTGCTCGGTGGCGTGGAAGTCGCTCAGGGTGTAGGCGCCCAGGTTCAGGCCCGCTAGCCGCTTCATCTCGTCCTGTTTGTCGTTGGCGCCGAAGGAGTGCACCGCCTGGAACTCCGGGCTGGTCGTGGCCGCGATCTTGGCCATGTCCTTGGCCGCGATCAGGGCCCACAGGCCGCGCACCAGCGTCTCCCCCTGGCTCTGGGCGGCCCGGGCGGGGCCGGCGGCCAGCAGCAGGATCAGGGCCAGGGCGAAAATTATCATCCTCTTCATGCCGCGCTCCTTGGGTGGTCGCCTTAATTCTACGGCAGATTTCGGAGCAAGCAAAAGCCCCCGGACCGTGACGGTCCGGGGGCGAATGGATTACGGATAACTTTTAGAGCTGCTCGGCGATGATCTCCACCAGGTCCTTGACCTCGATCTTCTCGTCCACGTTCTCGGTCTTGGCGCTGTCGGTGAACATGCTGATGCAATAGGGACAGCAGGTGGCCACCACCTCCGCGCCCTTGGCGTCGGCCTCGCGGATCTTGTGGGTGCTGAAGCGCTGCTCGGGGTCGGCCTCCATCCACAGGCGGCCACCGCCGCCGCCGCAGCACAGGGCCATGCCCTTGTTGCGGTCGAACTCCATGACCTCCGCGCCGGCGGCGCCCAACAGCTCGCGGGGCTCGTCGAACACCTTGCTGTGGCGGCCCAGGTAGCAGGGGTCGTGGTAGATCACCTTCTTGCCGTAGCCGCCCAGGCTCAGCTTGCCCTCGTCCAAGAGCTGCTTGAGCAGTTGGGTGTAGTGCACCACCTCGAACTCGCCGCCGAACTCGGGGTATTCCTGG contains:
- a CDS encoding nuclear transport factor 2 family protein — protein: MPRVACLCVAALLLLAPVAWAEPPVSGEQLVRDLWTTTAGRQWQQKVGEVSPAFMSVQSAGVHDKATELAALDRAVISNYVLSGFRTTRQGPVLVVTYLARVETMKDGRRVGSKTAPRMSVFIKTDQGWQWLAHASVPVP
- a CDS encoding nuclear transport factor 2 family protein; the encoded protein is MKRMIIFALALILLLAAGPARAAQSQGETLVRGLWALIAAKDMAKIAATTSPEFQAVHSFGANDKQDEMKRLAGLNLGAYTLSDFHATEQGPVIVVSYHFGAAQARGDKPALRLEVFINTEQGWQWLAHANLEPVQ